One Pullulanibacillus sp. KACC 23026 DNA segment encodes these proteins:
- a CDS encoding iron-containing alcohol dehydrogenase produces the protein MKPFDFQLPTIIKIRNGLFKDTASYIKKHIQGRRVLIVTDPGIEQLGYPSELSNQLNSLGYVCTVYTNVKPNPRDVDCINGGERAREFQADLIVAIGGGSVIDSAKAIAILSVFGGSTQDYSGKDLVPGPVLPLVVIPTTAGTGAEVTRSSVITDSEKKRKFTIKDVHIAPKLALVDPELTYKLPALLTASTGMDALVHAIEAYTCKLSNPIAEGLAIEAMTHIYPYLKRAVLNGEDYEAREHLMIGSTIAGMAFSHADVASVHCMAEAIGGLYDTPHGIANSMFLPYVLAFNAETEPVKHGVIARTLGLADPAIGDEEATQRLVEAMKQLAREIRIPTFASLPSVRPEDFSALSEAAFQNGSTPSNARTITKEDYLNLFKKAYHQPIE, from the coding sequence ATGAAGCCCTTTGATTTTCAGCTTCCTACAATTATAAAAATTAGGAATGGCCTCTTTAAAGACACTGCTTCCTACATTAAAAAGCACATTCAAGGGAGACGCGTTTTAATTGTGACGGATCCAGGGATAGAACAACTTGGTTATCCGAGTGAATTGAGTAATCAATTAAATAGTCTCGGATATGTTTGTACCGTCTATACAAACGTCAAACCTAATCCGCGTGATGTTGACTGTATCAACGGCGGTGAGCGGGCCCGAGAGTTTCAGGCTGATCTCATTGTTGCCATTGGCGGTGGCTCCGTTATTGATTCAGCAAAGGCAATAGCTATTCTCTCAGTATTTGGCGGTTCAACGCAAGATTATTCAGGGAAAGACCTTGTCCCAGGTCCCGTCTTGCCGCTCGTTGTTATTCCAACCACTGCTGGAACTGGGGCTGAAGTCACACGCTCATCTGTCATCACCGATAGTGAAAAGAAAAGAAAGTTTACTATAAAAGATGTTCATATTGCTCCAAAGCTTGCCCTCGTTGACCCCGAGCTCACTTATAAACTTCCTGCTCTTTTAACGGCTTCAACGGGGATGGATGCGCTCGTTCATGCGATAGAAGCCTATACTTGCAAGCTGTCTAATCCAATTGCTGAAGGACTCGCTATTGAAGCGATGACACATATTTACCCTTATCTTAAAAGAGCTGTTTTAAACGGGGAGGATTATGAAGCAAGAGAGCATTTAATGATTGGATCCACCATCGCCGGAATGGCCTTTTCTCATGCCGATGTGGCCTCCGTCCATTGTATGGCAGAAGCTATTGGCGGCTTATATGACACCCCGCACGGTATTGCGAACTCGATGTTTCTTCCTTATGTCCTTGCTTTTAATGCCGAGACCGAGCCGGTCAAGCATGGGGTGATTGCCCGAACGTTAGGTTTAGCTGATCCTGCTATTGGCGATGAAGAGGCGACACAGCGTTTAGTAGAGGCTATGAAGCAGTTGGCAAGAGAGATCCGCATCCCAACCTTTGCTTCCCTTCCTAGCGTCCGCCCTGAAGACTTTTCCGCTTTATCAGAAGCTGCCTTTCAAAATGGCTCAACCCCAAGTAATGCTAGAACCATAACAAAAGAAGATTATCTTAATTTGTTTAAAAAAGCCTATCACCAACCTATTGAATAA
- the purH gene encoding bifunctional phosphoribosylaminoimidazolecarboxamide formyltransferase/IMP cyclohydrolase, which produces MTKALISVSNKEGLVPFAEGLARLGIELLSTGGTKRLLEEAGVPVKSVSEVTGFPEILDGRVKTLHPKIHGGLLGRRELPEHREQMREHAIDPIDFVIVNLYPFKETVSKPDVTHEEAVENIDIGGPSMIRSAAKNYESVTVVCDPSDYEAVLTAVEKDGGTSASQRARLAAKAFRHTAAYDALIAEYLTKEIGEAFPEQFTVTYEKKQGLRYGENPHQQAAFYASPFEKQGTISSAKQLHGKELSYNNIRDTDAALQMVKEFYQPAVVAVKHMNPCGIGTGETIEQAYLKAYEADPVSIFGGIVAANREIDAATAAHLSQIFLEIIVAPGYTEEAFEILSKKKNIRLLTVAIEDAVTLDQQLTSVGGGLLVQDVDSLGLADAELTYPTDRKPSDEEMRALEVAWKAVKHVKSNAIVLAKGDRTIGVGAGQMNRVGAAKIAIEQAGEEAKGSVMGSDAFFPMPDTVEEAAKAGVTAIIQPGGSIKDQESIDKANEFGIAMVLTGIRHFKH; this is translated from the coding sequence ATGACGAAAGCTTTAATCAGTGTCTCGAATAAAGAAGGGCTCGTCCCATTTGCAGAAGGTCTGGCGCGTTTGGGGATTGAACTCCTATCAACAGGTGGAACAAAGCGTCTCTTAGAAGAAGCGGGCGTTCCCGTAAAATCAGTTTCTGAGGTGACCGGTTTTCCTGAGATCCTTGATGGCCGGGTTAAAACCCTTCATCCAAAGATTCATGGTGGATTGCTTGGCAGACGAGAGCTTCCAGAACATCGCGAACAAATGCGTGAACACGCTATTGATCCGATCGATTTCGTCATTGTAAACTTATATCCTTTCAAAGAAACGGTCTCTAAGCCAGATGTGACCCACGAAGAAGCGGTTGAGAATATCGACATCGGTGGTCCTTCTATGATTCGTTCCGCTGCGAAAAACTATGAATCTGTAACCGTCGTGTGTGATCCAAGTGATTATGAGGCTGTTTTAACTGCGGTTGAAAAAGATGGAGGGACATCTGCTTCTCAGCGTGCAAGATTAGCCGCAAAAGCATTTCGCCATACCGCGGCATACGATGCGCTTATTGCAGAATATTTAACGAAGGAAATTGGTGAAGCTTTCCCTGAACAATTCACTGTTACTTATGAGAAGAAGCAAGGCCTTCGCTATGGTGAAAATCCACACCAACAAGCGGCCTTCTATGCCAGTCCTTTTGAAAAACAAGGAACCATCAGCAGTGCCAAACAGCTACATGGAAAAGAACTTTCCTATAACAATATTCGCGACACCGATGCAGCTCTTCAAATGGTGAAGGAATTTTATCAACCGGCCGTTGTAGCTGTGAAACATATGAACCCATGCGGTATTGGTACAGGGGAAACGATTGAGCAAGCCTATTTAAAAGCGTATGAGGCTGATCCGGTTTCTATCTTTGGTGGTATTGTCGCTGCTAACCGAGAAATCGATGCCGCTACTGCAGCTCATCTAAGTCAAATCTTCTTAGAAATTATCGTTGCACCTGGATATACTGAGGAAGCTTTTGAGATCCTTTCGAAAAAGAAAAATATCCGTCTATTAACTGTTGCGATCGAGGATGCAGTAACGCTGGATCAACAATTGACTTCGGTCGGCGGTGGCCTATTGGTTCAAGATGTTGATTCCTTAGGTCTTGCTGACGCGGAATTAACGTATCCGACAGACCGCAAGCCAAGTGATGAAGAGATGCGTGCGCTTGAGGTTGCTTGGAAAGCTGTCAAGCATGTCAAATCGAATGCCATTGTACTAGCTAAAGGCGATCGAACGATTGGTGTCGGGGCAGGACAGATGAATCGTGTTGGCGCAGCAAAGATTGCGATTGAGCAAGCGGGTGAAGAAGCAAAGGGTTCCGTTATGGGTTCAGATGCCTTCTTCCCAATGCCTGATACGGTTGAAGAGGCGGCTAAGGCAGGCGTAACGGCAATTATTCAGCCAGGCGGTTCTATCAAAGATCAGGAATCGATTGATAAAGCAAATGAGTTTGGAATCGCCATGGTGTTAACGGGGATTCGCCACTTTAAACATTAG
- the purL gene encoding phosphoribosylformylglycinamidine synthase subunit PurL, translating to MQALRLDPTPEKIKTEKLYREMGLTDREYEQVQSILGRDPNYTETGLFAVMWSEHCSYKTSKPLLRRFPTTGDHVLQGPGEGAGIVDIGDEQAVVFKIESHNHPSAIEPYQGAATGVGGIIRDVFSMGARPIALLNSLRFGNLSSPRVRYLFEQVVAGIAGYGNCIGIPTVGGEVNFDPCYNGNPLVNAMCVGLLNHSDIKVGRAHGVGNTVMYVGASTGRDGIHGATFASEELTDASDEKRPAVQVGDPFMEKLLLEACLEVIHSDALVGIQDMGAAGLTSSASEMAAKAGVGLEMNLDLVPQRETGMTPYEMMLSESQERMLIVVTKGREAEIEAIFEKWGLHAVAIGEVIEEKRFRLLHKGEVAADVPVMALTEEAPVYQMPSSEPKSFADNQALENWVPKNLNLKETLEALLKNPSIASKEWVYEQYDHMVQTNTVVAPGSDAAVLRIRGTKKALAMTTDCNAKYLSIDPEMGGKIAVAEAARNVVCSGAEPLAITDNLNFGNPQNPEVFWQMEKAVDGMSEACRILGTPVIGGNVSLYNETNGSAIDPTPVVGMVGLIKNVEHITTSYFKNAGDVIYVIGEANQEFGGSAIQILQTGKTFGKAPYLDLEVEKDRLTRLLTAIQNRLITMAHDLSEGGLAVALVEGLMGTELGADITLTNEDITSELFSETQSRFVVAVNPERVGAFEALFPEASRLGVTTQNAELVIESKGETLLTAKTKELEHIWRGAIPCFLQTSTVN from the coding sequence ATGCAAGCGTTAAGGCTTGATCCAACACCAGAGAAGATTAAAACAGAAAAGCTCTACCGCGAGATGGGTCTCACCGATCGTGAATATGAACAGGTTCAGTCCATTTTGGGTCGTGATCCTAACTATACCGAAACAGGTTTATTTGCGGTCATGTGGTCAGAGCATTGCAGTTATAAGACCTCTAAGCCGCTCCTTAGAAGATTTCCGACAACCGGAGATCATGTCCTTCAGGGACCGGGTGAAGGAGCCGGTATTGTTGATATCGGTGATGAGCAGGCGGTTGTGTTTAAAATTGAAAGTCACAATCACCCATCCGCAATTGAGCCTTATCAAGGAGCTGCAACAGGCGTTGGCGGCATCATTCGCGATGTGTTTTCAATGGGGGCACGTCCAATTGCTTTATTAAACTCTCTCCGTTTCGGTAATCTTTCCTCACCGCGCGTACGCTATTTATTTGAGCAAGTGGTAGCAGGTATAGCGGGTTACGGGAACTGTATTGGTATTCCGACAGTCGGCGGTGAAGTGAACTTCGACCCTTGCTACAATGGAAATCCGCTTGTGAATGCTATGTGTGTCGGACTTCTTAACCACTCCGACATCAAAGTCGGCCGTGCTCATGGTGTCGGCAACACGGTTATGTATGTTGGGGCCTCAACGGGTCGAGACGGGATTCATGGAGCGACCTTCGCATCGGAAGAGCTTACAGACGCTTCAGATGAAAAGCGCCCAGCAGTTCAAGTAGGCGATCCATTTATGGAAAAATTATTGCTTGAAGCCTGCCTTGAAGTCATCCACTCAGATGCGCTTGTAGGGATTCAAGATATGGGAGCCGCTGGTCTTACTTCTTCTGCCAGTGAAATGGCCGCTAAAGCTGGCGTTGGATTAGAAATGAATCTGGACCTTGTTCCTCAGCGTGAAACTGGTATGACGCCTTATGAAATGATGCTCTCGGAATCTCAAGAGCGCATGCTGATAGTTGTCACTAAAGGACGAGAAGCAGAGATTGAAGCCATTTTTGAAAAATGGGGTTTGCATGCTGTTGCGATCGGTGAAGTCATTGAAGAGAAGCGCTTCCGTTTGTTACACAAAGGTGAAGTGGCAGCTGATGTTCCTGTTATGGCTTTAACAGAGGAAGCACCTGTTTATCAGATGCCTTCGAGTGAACCAAAGAGCTTTGCAGATAATCAAGCTCTAGAAAATTGGGTTCCTAAAAACCTCAATCTTAAAGAAACATTAGAAGCATTGCTGAAAAATCCTAGTATAGCGAGTAAGGAATGGGTTTACGAGCAGTATGATCATATGGTTCAAACCAATACCGTTGTGGCGCCGGGCTCAGATGCTGCTGTCTTGCGCATTCGTGGAACGAAAAAGGCACTTGCAATGACAACGGATTGCAATGCGAAATACCTATCCATTGATCCGGAAATGGGCGGAAAAATTGCGGTTGCAGAAGCCGCGCGCAACGTTGTCTGCTCCGGGGCTGAGCCTCTTGCTATTACCGATAATTTGAATTTTGGTAATCCTCAGAATCCGGAAGTGTTCTGGCAAATGGAGAAGGCGGTTGACGGAATGAGTGAAGCCTGCCGTATTCTCGGAACACCGGTTATTGGCGGAAACGTCTCGCTTTATAATGAAACCAATGGATCGGCCATTGATCCTACACCAGTTGTCGGCATGGTTGGACTCATTAAGAACGTGGAGCATATAACAACTTCTTACTTCAAAAATGCTGGTGACGTTATTTATGTCATTGGTGAAGCCAATCAAGAATTTGGCGGCAGTGCGATCCAAATTTTGCAAACTGGTAAAACGTTTGGCAAAGCTCCTTACCTTGATTTAGAAGTGGAAAAAGATCGTTTAACCCGTCTGCTTACCGCCATTCAAAATAGATTGATTACAATGGCCCATGATCTTTCGGAAGGCGGATTGGCTGTTGCTTTGGTTGAAGGACTCATGGGAACCGAATTAGGTGCGGACATTACGCTGACTAATGAGGACATTACGAGTGAATTGTTCAGTGAAACCCAATCGCGGTTTGTTGTAGCGGTCAATCCTGAGAGAGTCGGAGCCTTTGAAGCACTCTTCCCAGAAGCCAGTCGACTTGGCGTCACAACTCAAAATGCGGAGCTTGTTATTGAATCAAAAGGTGAAACACTTCTTACTGCCAAAACAAAAGAGCTCGAGCACATTTGGAGAGGAGCCATCCCATGTTTCCTGCAAACAAGCACCGTGAACTAG
- the purN gene encoding phosphoribosylglycinamide formyltransferase — MRLAVFASGTGSNFQALVQAVRSGELAASIDLLVCDRPGAAVIEKAKLARVETLVLSPKNFENKQAYETKLLESLRSKQIDLVVLAGYMRLVGPTLLGEYKERILNIHPSLLPAFPGLHAIEKAYEVKVPETGVTVHLVDEGMDTGPILAQESLTLLSNESLEGLEARIHEVEHRLYPKTVQRYILQLSQMPNR; from the coding sequence ATGCGGCTCGCAGTCTTTGCCTCCGGAACGGGGAGTAATTTTCAGGCGCTTGTACAGGCGGTTAGATCGGGTGAATTAGCGGCTTCGATTGACCTGTTAGTATGTGACCGTCCCGGGGCGGCAGTTATTGAAAAAGCAAAGCTTGCTCGTGTCGAAACACTCGTTCTTTCCCCTAAAAACTTTGAAAATAAACAAGCCTATGAAACGAAACTATTGGAATCGTTAAGATCTAAACAGATTGACTTAGTTGTTCTAGCCGGGTATATGCGCCTTGTTGGGCCGACCTTATTAGGTGAATATAAGGAGCGGATTTTAAACATTCATCCATCGCTGCTCCCTGCTTTTCCAGGCCTCCATGCTATCGAAAAAGCTTATGAGGTAAAGGTGCCGGAAACAGGTGTGACGGTTCATCTAGTTGATGAGGGAATGGACACGGGACCGATTCTTGCACAGGAATCTCTTACGCTTTTGTCGAATGAAAGCTTAGAGGGTTTAGAGGCGCGTATACATGAAGTAGAGCATCGCCTCTATCCGAAAACGGTACAGCGATATATATTACAACTAAGCCAAATGCCAAATAGATAA
- the purQ gene encoding phosphoribosylformylglycinamidine synthase subunit PurQ yields the protein MKTAVIVFPGSNCDSDMFHAIQDGMAQEVEYVWHAETSLEGFDAVMIPGGFSYGDYLRTGAIARFSNIMPAIIEAAEAGKPILGVCNGFQILLEAGLLPGAMRRNENLSFICRPEPLKVVNNTTMFSSEYEEGEIITVPIAHGEGNYYCDDITLQKLVHNNQIVFTYGNNPNGSIHDIAGIVNEKGNVLGMMPHPERAADALLGNTDGLKLFQSILKHWSDQHASVKA from the coding sequence GTGAAGACGGCTGTAATCGTGTTTCCAGGCTCTAACTGTGACAGTGACATGTTTCATGCGATCCAAGATGGAATGGCTCAAGAGGTCGAGTATGTCTGGCATGCCGAAACAAGCTTAGAGGGCTTTGATGCGGTGATGATTCCAGGCGGCTTTTCTTACGGGGATTATTTGAGAACGGGGGCTATTGCTCGTTTTTCGAACATTATGCCAGCCATCATTGAAGCAGCAGAAGCTGGAAAACCTATTCTAGGTGTTTGCAATGGATTCCAGATTCTCCTTGAAGCGGGTCTTCTCCCAGGAGCGATGCGTCGCAATGAGAACTTAAGTTTTATCTGCCGTCCTGAGCCTTTGAAGGTTGTTAATAATACGACGATGTTCTCCTCTGAATATGAAGAAGGAGAAATCATCACGGTTCCTATTGCTCATGGTGAAGGGAATTACTACTGTGATGACATAACGCTTCAGAAGTTAGTTCACAATAACCAAATTGTTTTTACCTATGGAAACAATCCAAACGGTTCTATTCATGATATAGCAGGCATTGTGAACGAAAAGGGCAATGTTCTCGGCATGATGCCGCATCCTGAGCGAGCAGCCGATGCCCTTTTGGGGAATACTGACGGACTAAAACTCTTTCAATCTATCTTAAAGCATTGGAGTGACCAGCATGCAAGCGTTAAGGCTTGA
- the purM gene encoding phosphoribosylformylglycinamidine cyclo-ligase, with protein sequence MSNAYKEAGVNVDAGYEAVSRIKKHTERTRRPGVMEGLGAFGAGFDLSELNMKQPILVSGTDGVGTKLMVALATGQHDTIGIDAVAMCVNDIVTQGAEPLFFLDYIACGSLEPERIEQIVKGIADGCEMAGCALVGGETAEMPGMYDEEDYDVAGFAVGAVEKSKRLSGEAIHAGDRLIGLQSNGIHSNGFSLVRRLIQQAGLKYEERFLDTDKTIGQEIMTPTRIYVKPVLEVLKKGVIKGLAHVTGGGFYENIPRMLPGGLGAEITKGSWDIPEVFPFLQKLGNLSEDDLFGTFNMGIGMAVVVAEADVAATLEAFELLGENAFEIGSVTAEAGLVLKETSN encoded by the coding sequence ATGTCGAACGCCTATAAAGAAGCGGGTGTCAATGTTGATGCCGGTTATGAAGCGGTTAGCCGAATCAAAAAGCATACAGAACGGACGCGTCGACCAGGCGTTATGGAAGGTCTTGGGGCGTTTGGAGCAGGCTTTGACCTATCTGAGCTTAATATGAAGCAGCCCATCCTTGTTTCAGGCACTGATGGCGTTGGCACGAAATTAATGGTCGCACTTGCTACAGGCCAGCATGATACGATTGGAATTGATGCGGTCGCGATGTGTGTGAATGATATTGTGACACAAGGGGCTGAACCGCTCTTTTTCCTTGATTATATTGCCTGCGGATCACTTGAACCCGAACGGATTGAACAGATCGTTAAGGGGATAGCTGACGGCTGTGAAATGGCGGGCTGTGCCTTGGTTGGCGGTGAAACAGCCGAAATGCCAGGTATGTATGATGAAGAGGATTATGACGTGGCAGGCTTTGCAGTAGGTGCAGTCGAAAAAAGTAAACGTCTGTCGGGAGAAGCCATTCACGCGGGGGATCGCCTCATCGGCCTTCAGTCTAATGGGATTCACAGCAATGGGTTCTCCCTTGTTCGACGTCTCATTCAGCAAGCGGGACTTAAATATGAAGAGCGCTTTTTGGATACAGACAAAACGATTGGTCAGGAAATTATGACGCCAACGCGCATTTATGTTAAACCGGTTTTAGAGGTATTAAAGAAAGGTGTCATCAAAGGACTTGCTCATGTAACGGGCGGCGGTTTTTATGAGAATATTCCTCGTATGCTGCCGGGTGGTCTGGGAGCGGAAATTACCAAAGGCTCCTGGGACATTCCAGAGGTGTTTCCTTTTCTGCAAAAGCTCGGCAACCTCTCTGAAGATGATCTTTTCGGGACGTTTAATATGGGAATTGGGATGGCTGTGGTCGTTGCTGAAGCGGATGTCGCAGCAACGTTAGAAGCTTTTGAACTATTAGGAGAAAATGCCTTTGAAATTGGCTCCGTCACGGCAGAAGCAGGGCTTGTTTTAAAGGAGACCTCTAACTAA
- the purD gene encoding phosphoribosylamine--glycine ligase, producing MKVLVVGKGGREHALAWKLADAPSVTEVFVAPGNAGMSKVATLVPIEETHFSELIEWAQSHEMDLVVIGPEQPLVDGLADRLLEAGLKVFGPTQAAAAIEGSKAFSKDLMRRYNIPTAQYGVFTDEREALNYIREKGAPIVIKADGLAAGKGVTVALSLEEAEQAVHASLGEQTFGEAGASIVIEDYLEGEEFSLMAFVNGRTVMPLVIAQDHKRAFDGDKGPNTGGMGAYSPVPQISEAVVAEAVETILKPTANAMVQEDRPYVGVLYAGLMATSDGPKVIEFNCRFGDPETQVVLPRLQNDLAEVFLAVINGDRTELYWDDAAVCGVVLAAEGYPGSYQKGHPIGGFEKLDHETMVFHSGTELRENQWVTSGGRLLLVAQKAASLDQAIEKARTEMEKLTSPGTFFRRDIGYRALQNN from the coding sequence ATGAAAGTGCTCGTTGTAGGAAAAGGCGGACGTGAACATGCTCTTGCCTGGAAGCTGGCAGACGCTCCGAGTGTAACGGAAGTATTTGTGGCACCGGGAAATGCAGGGATGAGCAAGGTGGCTACCCTTGTTCCGATAGAAGAAACCCATTTTTCCGAGCTTATTGAATGGGCTCAGTCACATGAAATGGATCTTGTTGTAATTGGACCGGAGCAGCCGTTGGTCGATGGCCTGGCCGATCGCCTTTTAGAAGCAGGCCTCAAGGTGTTTGGTCCAACCCAGGCCGCCGCCGCGATTGAAGGAAGCAAAGCTTTTTCAAAGGACTTAATGCGGCGTTATAACATTCCAACAGCTCAATATGGTGTTTTTACGGATGAAAGAGAAGCGTTAAATTATATTCGGGAAAAAGGGGCGCCGATTGTGATCAAGGCAGATGGTCTTGCTGCTGGTAAAGGGGTAACGGTGGCCCTATCACTTGAAGAGGCTGAACAGGCGGTCCATGCAAGCTTAGGGGAGCAAACCTTTGGCGAAGCAGGTGCTTCTATTGTTATAGAAGACTATTTGGAGGGAGAGGAGTTTTCCCTCATGGCGTTTGTAAATGGTCGAACTGTCATGCCGCTCGTGATTGCCCAAGACCATAAGCGGGCATTTGATGGGGACAAAGGACCTAATACAGGTGGAATGGGAGCCTATTCACCGGTCCCTCAAATTTCTGAAGCGGTTGTTGCAGAAGCGGTGGAAACCATTCTAAAGCCGACTGCGAATGCGATGGTTCAAGAAGATCGTCCGTATGTGGGGGTTCTCTATGCTGGATTGATGGCAACAAGTGACGGGCCAAAGGTGATTGAATTCAACTGTCGCTTTGGTGACCCTGAAACACAAGTTGTGCTGCCGCGCCTTCAAAATGATTTAGCCGAAGTTTTCTTAGCCGTTATTAATGGGGATAGGACAGAGCTTTATTGGGATGACGCTGCGGTTTGTGGTGTAGTGCTGGCTGCAGAAGGCTATCCAGGAAGCTATCAGAAAGGCCATCCAATCGGTGGATTTGAGAAGCTTGATCATGAGACGATGGTTTTTCATTCGGGAACCGAGCTTAGAGAAAATCAATGGGTAACGAGTGGGGGGCGTCTCTTGTTAGTGGCTCAAAAAGCCGCCAGTTTGGATCAAGCCATTGAGAAGGCGCGTACTGAAATGGAAAAACTCACAAGTCCAGGGACCTTTTTTAGACGGGATATTGGCTATCGAGCCTTACAGAACAATTAA
- the purS gene encoding phosphoribosylformylglycinamidine synthase subunit PurS produces MKKVKVVVTLKESVLDPQGQAVSGAVERLGFKGVASVRIGKLIELEVEDFVTDSEIKEMCEKLLANTVIEDYRYEVEEVIAQ; encoded by the coding sequence ATGAAAAAGGTCAAGGTTGTCGTCACTCTAAAGGAAAGTGTATTGGACCCGCAAGGTCAGGCGGTCTCTGGAGCAGTGGAACGTCTTGGATTTAAAGGTGTTGCCTCGGTTCGCATCGGGAAGTTAATTGAGCTAGAAGTAGAGGATTTTGTTACAGACTCCGAGATAAAAGAAATGTGTGAGAAGCTGCTCGCCAATACGGTTATAGAAGATTACCGTTATGAGGTGGAGGAGGTCATTGCACAGTGA
- the purF gene encoding amidophosphoribosyltransferase — protein sequence MFPANKHRELGFENEEEIDVVRELNEECGIFAIWGHEEAANLSYYGLHSLQHRGQEGAGIAVTNGDRIKFHKGLGLVNDVFSETVLSDLEGHAAIGHVRYSTQGANNYANVQPLVFRSQTGTLSLAHNGNLVNANALKYQLEGQGSIFQTTSDTEVLAHLIKRGGSISLVDRVKNALSMIKGAYAFVILTEDQLLVARDPNGLRPLALGRLGDAWVVTSETCAFDIVGATFVRDVEPGELLIIDEHGVLEDRFARSSQRAICSMEYIYFSRPDSNIEGINVHASRKRLGMMLAKEAPIEADVVTGVPDSSISAAIGYAEATGIPYELGLIKNRYVGRTFIQPSQALREQGVKMKLSAVRGIVEGKRVVMVDDSIVRGTTSRRIVNLLREAGAKEVHVCISSPPIKNPCFYGIDTSSESELIASNHSVEEIREIIGADSLTFLSVEGLKQAIGRSPEWSQCGQCLACFTGDYPTEIYPDTVLPHEKELTI from the coding sequence ATGTTTCCTGCAAACAAGCACCGTGAACTAGGGTTTGAGAACGAAGAGGAAATAGATGTAGTTAGAGAGTTGAATGAAGAGTGTGGAATCTTTGCGATATGGGGTCATGAAGAGGCGGCTAATCTTAGCTATTATGGCCTTCATAGTTTGCAGCATCGCGGCCAAGAAGGAGCGGGTATTGCTGTTACTAACGGAGATCGCATTAAGTTTCATAAAGGCTTAGGTCTGGTTAATGATGTTTTTTCAGAGACGGTTCTAAGTGACCTTGAAGGGCATGCGGCTATTGGGCACGTTCGTTATTCGACGCAAGGTGCCAATAACTATGCGAATGTTCAACCGCTTGTTTTCCGCTCTCAAACTGGCACGCTTTCACTCGCACATAATGGGAATTTGGTCAACGCTAATGCATTGAAGTATCAGTTGGAAGGGCAAGGAAGTATTTTCCAAACAACATCTGATACAGAGGTACTTGCTCATTTAATTAAACGAGGCGGCTCAATTAGTCTAGTAGACCGAGTTAAAAATGCGTTGTCCATGATTAAAGGAGCCTATGCTTTTGTCATTTTAACAGAGGATCAATTGTTAGTGGCCCGTGATCCAAATGGGCTTCGTCCGCTTGCTTTAGGCCGTCTTGGTGATGCGTGGGTCGTCACCTCTGAAACCTGTGCTTTTGATATTGTTGGGGCTACTTTTGTAAGAGATGTTGAGCCAGGAGAACTGTTGATTATTGATGAGCACGGTGTGTTAGAGGATCGGTTTGCCAGATCTTCACAAAGAGCGATTTGCAGTATGGAATATATTTATTTTTCAAGACCGGATTCCAATATTGAAGGGATTAACGTCCATGCTTCTCGTAAGCGGCTTGGGATGATGCTCGCAAAAGAGGCGCCTATTGAAGCGGATGTTGTAACAGGTGTCCCGGATTCCAGTATTTCAGCAGCCATTGGTTATGCAGAAGCTACCGGTATCCCTTATGAGCTTGGCCTTATTAAAAATCGTTATGTCGGCCGCACATTCATTCAGCCTTCCCAAGCGCTTCGTGAGCAAGGGGTCAAAATGAAGCTCTCAGCAGTAAGAGGAATTGTTGAAGGCAAAAGAGTGGTCATGGTGGATGACTCCATTGTCCGCGGTACGACTAGCCGCCGTATTGTGAATTTACTGCGTGAGGCCGGGGCGAAGGAAGTCCATGTGTGCATTAGCTCACCGCCAATTAAAAACCCTTGTTTCTACGGGATCGATACATCATCTGAAAGCGAACTGATTGCTTCTAACCATTCGGTAGAGGAAATTCGCGAGATCATTGGGGCAGACTCCTTAACCTTCCTGTCGGTAGAGGGATTAAAGCAGGCGATTGGCAGAAGTCCGGAATGGTCGCAATGCGGGCAATGTCTCGCCTGTTTTACAGGGGACTACCCAACTGAGATTTATCCGGATACGGTTTTGCCGCATGAAAAGGAACTCACAATCTAA